Proteins encoded together in one Lathyrus oleraceus cultivar Zhongwan6 chromosome 5, CAAS_Psat_ZW6_1.0, whole genome shotgun sequence window:
- the LOC127080010 gene encoding F-box protein At3g62230: protein MKPDFDWISLLPNPLLFNIISLIPFKEAARTSILSKRWLHLWKHSTNIEFNEHYFSRSCESGHLQRIIQRRDFVKFILLWIENNKGDSFIEKFGLTLSGFDHESDREIIKTCVAFATQKGVKDLVLDFSDPDWVEDDIDKLEALFELPTEVYDHKPLRSLKLVSCRFVETELIKLSALKEVSLVWMKLKSNAIELLLSNCKMIESLTMKKCLISTKFECCGSYLSLKRIVVDSCKFIYAGFAINAPNLKYFKYYGNVIYFQMKNSLLMEEAELDFGNEYQFPENDGLIYNMVADFNHVKVLTLCSYTLQVLSNDLGPMLKEDEMNARHLKLKTNLHDDECHGVSFLLNSFPVLEHLTIDLGYGRFFDSVSKQYYFSKVDDGDQSRSWIDYLNIFPSLTSTLKIVEINNFRGTENEVLLLQFVINNGSLLQRINIKVQKEEVVMVENYRNIKEFVMDIPRASRDLEIYVC, encoded by the exons ATGAAACCAGATTTTGATTGGATCAGTTTATTACCAAACCCTTTGCTTTTCAACATCATTTCACTCATTCCATTCAAAGAAGCTGCAAGAACATCCATCCTTTCCAAACGTTGGTTGCACTTGTGGAAACACTCGACCAACATTGAGTTCAATGAACACTACTTTTCTAGATCTTGTGAATCGGGTCATCTTCAAAGGATAATTCAAAGAAGGGATTTTGTTAAATTCATTCTATTATGGATTGAAAACAATAAAGGAGATTCCTTTATTGAAAAATTTGGTTTAACATTGTCAGGTTTTGATCATGAATCTGATCGTGAGATCATCAAGACATGCGTTGCTTTTGCTACTCAAAAGGGTGTTAAAGATTTGGTGCTAGATTTTTCTGATCCTGATTGGGTGGAAGATGATATCGACAAACTTGAAGCATTGTTCGAATTGCCAACAGAGGTATATGATCACAAACCCCTAAGATCTCTCAAATTGGTTTCTTGCAGGTTTGTTGAAACCGAGTTGATTAAGTTGAGTGCTCTCAAAGAAGTTTCTTTAGTTTGGATGAAATTGAAAAGTAACGCTATCGAATTATTGTTATCCAACTGCAAGATGATCGAGAGTTTAACCATGAAAAAATGTTTGATAAGTACTAAATTTGAATGTTGCGGAAGTTACCTGAGTCTGAAAAGGATTGTTGTTGATAGTTGCAAGTTTATTTATGCCGGATTCGCAATCAATGCTCCTAATTTAAAGTATTTCAAGTATTATGGAAATGTAATCTATTTTCAAATGAAAAACTCCTTGCTTATGGAAGAGGCTGAACTTGACTTTGGCAATGAATATCAGTTTCCTGAAAATGATGGCTTAATTTACAATATGGTTGCTGATTTCAACCATGTTAAGGTTCTCACTCTATGCAGTTACACCCTTCAG GTTTTATCCAATGATTTGGGACCCATGCTTAAAGAAGATGAAATGAATGCTCGACATTTGAAATTAAAGACAAACTTGCATGATGATGAATGTCATGGAGTTTCGTTCTTGCTCAATAGTTTCCCTGTGTTGGAGCATCTTACTATTGACTTAGGATATGGAAGATTCTTTGAT AGTGTTTCAAAACAATATTACTTCTCTAAAGTTGATGACGGTGATCAATCAAGAAGCTGGATAGACTATCTAAACATTTTTCCAAGCTTGACATCAACTTTGAAGATAGTAGAGATTAATAATTTTAGGGGGACTGAAAATGAAGTTTTATTGCTCCAATTTGTTATCAACAATGGGAGTCTCTTACAAAGGATCAATATCAAGGTGCAAAAGGAAGAGGTTGTGATGGTGGAAAATTATCGTAATATCAAAGAATTTGTGATGGATATTCCAAGGGCTTCAAGAGATTTAGAAATATATGTTTGTTAA